A genomic stretch from Styela clava chromosome 5, kaStyClav1.hap1.2, whole genome shotgun sequence includes:
- the LOC120344051 gene encoding uncharacterized protein LOC120344051 yields MSEILEAGKPPSSQETKVNGNRSSSSVSPESSISTSRGSTPNPVVSTAEHGKVLDWWRRVAMEYAKSAALKQDNWMQAFHDMDMEEVKEDLLEEFQQLLTEDLKNLKQDEARRYFDRLREQLEVFENNKLYEITKEMKIADKNKRFEYLSGQFMEDTKKRIKEALSEKEQTIFDKEWRLECEDYGKGRVIDMDNQLRNTMNQTLQKTTRLFKNTVTEITVNKQTNMEIAENNIQSYALVLSTNCDDRKYYLRNTVTEYLTQERQRRDNILQEMMEKELRTLHRELAQLKKSMGYSPARRCCASMCTIL; encoded by the exons ATGAGTGAGATTCTAGAAGCAGGAAAACCACCAAGTAGTCAAGAAACAAAAGTCAATGGAAATCGGAGTTCATCATCAGTTAGTCCTGAATCAAGTATTTCAACTTCAAGGGGAAGTACACCAAATCCTGTGGTTTCG ACAGCAGAACACGGAAAAGTTTTGGATTGGTGGCGAAGAGTAGCAATGGAATATGCAAAATCAGCAGCA CTCAAGCAAGATAACTGGATGCAAGCATTTCATGACATGGACATGGAGGAGGTAAAGGAAGATCTACTAGAAGAATTTCAG caACTATTGACggaagatttgaaaaatttaaagcaAGATGAAGCAAGACGATATTTTGATAGACTGCG GGAACAATTGGAAGTATTCGAAAACAACAAACTTTATGAAATAACTAAAGAAATGAAAATTGCTGATAAAAATAAAAGGTTTGAATATTTGAGTGGACAGTTCATGGAAGACACAAAGAAGAGAATAAAAGAAGCACTAAGTGAG AAAGAACAAACAATATTTGATAAAGAATGGAGACTAGAATGTGAAGATTATGGAAAAGGCAGAGTAATTGATATGGATAATCAACTTCGAAATACAATGAATCAAACTTTACAAAAGACAActagattattcaaaaatacagTCACAGAAATTACTGTCAACAAACAG ACAAACATGGAGATTGCAGAAaacaatattcaatcatatgcaTTAGTGTTATCAACAAATTGTGATgacagaaaatattatttacgaaaTACAGTTACTGAGTACTTAACACAG GAAAGACAAAGAAGGGACAACATTTTACAAGAAATGATGGAAAAAGAACTGAGGACACTACATCGAGAGTTGGCACAGCTTAAAAAAAGTATGGGATATAGCCCAGCAAGAAGGTGTTGTGCAAGTATGTGTACTATTTTGTGA
- the LOC144411662 gene encoding uncharacterized protein LOC144411662 yields the protein MWQRLIFLSLLFSVFCETCHGERSEDSLICKRVDNDAANVLITGPQGPPGFPGLPGLDGIPGLDGQPGLRGMDVDHNRLVILVEQTVAEAVHAMKNVNPQPDFRCENLKNKVVVDGKCFFTVLPENEVKFLAAEQLCTDRGATPANIYDRHQFGKIMNYLHEIRQTFYHVYLGMEFDPENDDLTFYDGSPAQYTSWRSGDPVRRVADPVKMTRVAINVMSDSNNSGNGMLTTAMIWPKTGVLCESAVEREP from the exons ATGTGGCAAAGATTAATTTTCTTGAGCTTGCTATTTAGCGTGTTTTGTGAAACATGCCATGGTGAAAGGTCCGAAGACTCTCTTATATGTAAACGAGTAGACAACGATGCTGCCAATGTTTTAATCACGGGCCCTCAAGGTCCTCCCGGTTTTCCTGGCTTACCTGGACTGGATGGAATACCAGGACTTGATGGTCAACCTGGATTACGAGGAATGGACGTAGACCACAACAGATTGGTAATTTTGGTTGAGCAAACTGTCGCGGAAG CTGTTCATGCGATGAAGAATGTAAACCCACAGCCAGACTTCCGATGCGAGAATCTCAAAAACAAAGTCGTAGTCGATGGCaaatgttttttcactgttttgccGGAGAATGAGGTCAAATTTCTTGCAGCTGAGCAGCTGTGCACCGATAGAGGAGCAACACCAGCAAATATTTACGATCGCCATCAATTTGGCAAGATAATGAATTATCTTCATGAGATAAGACAAACATTTTATCACGTATATCTTGGAATGGAATTTGATCCTGAG AATGACGACCTCACCTTCTATGACGGAAGTCCAGCTCAATACACAAGTTGGCGCTCCGGAGATCCCGTTAGACGTGTGGCGGATCCGGTGAAAATGACACGAGTGGCCATAAACGTTATGAGTGATAGCAACAACTCCGGTAATGGAATGTTGACCACGGCTATGATTTGGCCTAAAACGGGAGTACTTTGCGAATCTGCAGTAGAAAGAGAGCCTTAA
- the LOC120344053 gene encoding uncharacterized protein LOC120344053: protein MWQRLIILSLLFSVFYKTCHGERSEDSLICKRVDNDAANVLITGPQGPPGPPGLIGMVGIPGFDGLPGPPGMGVDYNRLEIMIEQIVAETIHSKENVKSQTSNFRCENLNNKVEVDGKCFFDVVPENEVKFLAAAQLCIDRGATPANIYDRHQFGKIMNYLHELRQSFYHVYLGMEFNPENDELTFYDGSPAQYTSWRFGDPVRRVADPVKMTRVAINVLSDSNNSGNGMLTTAMIWPKTGVLCESAIDREH, encoded by the exons ATGTGGCAACGATTAATTATTTTGAGCTTGCTATTCAGCGTGTTTTATAAAACATGCCATGGGGAGAGATCCGAAGACTCTCTTATATGCAAACGAGTAGACAACGATGCTGCCAATGTTTTGATCACGGGACCGCAAGGTCCTCCTGGTCCACCTGGTTTAATTGGAATGGTTGGAATCCCGGGATTTGATGGCCTACCTGGACCACCAGGAATGGGCGTAGACTACAACAGATTGGAAATTATGATTGAACAAATAGTCGCAGAAA ctATTCATTCtaaggaaaatgtaaaatcacaGACTTCAAACTTTCGATGCGAGAATCTAAATAACAAAGTCGAAGTTGatggaaaatgttttttcgaTGTCGTGCCGGAGAATGAAGTCAAATTTCTTGCAGCTGCGCAGTTGTGCATAGATAGAGGAGCAACACCGGCAAATATTTACGATCGCCATCAATTCGGCAAGATAATGAATTATCTTCATGAGTTAAGACAATCATTTTATCACGTATATCTTGGAATGGAGTTCAATCCTGAG AATGATGAACTCACTTTCTATGATGGAAGTCCAGCTCAATACACAAGTTGGCGCTTTGGAGATCCCGTTAGACGTGTGGCGGATCCGGTGAAAATGACGCGAGTAGCCATAAACGTTCTGAGTGACAGCAACAACTCCGGTAATGGAATGTTGACCACGGCTATGATTTGGCCAAAAACAGGAGTACTTTGCGAATCTGCAATAGATAGAGAGCATTGA